One stretch of Euphorbia lathyris chromosome 7, ddEupLath1.1, whole genome shotgun sequence DNA includes these proteins:
- the LOC136201530 gene encoding growth-regulating factor 9-like — MDSKAPNSAYVSSNDGIGNEQEETSQSNNTMALKKRSSRKPSFRSFFKMLCGDNIESFTSFQPPLDRTIASGSGNMKASNHNLLPVKRGSSSDPHPGRCGRTDGRKWRCAKDAVTGKKYCEKHKNVGRPRKTAGTSSVLTTPVVINSFEQPQGVLHKEAAS; from the exons ATGGATTCTAAAGCTCCCAATTCTGCTTATGTTTCATCAAATGATGGGATAGGCAATGAGCAAGAAGAAACATCTCAGTCTAACAACACCATGGCATTGAAGAAAAGATCTTCTCGGAAACCTTCGTTCAGATCATTTTTTAAAATGCTCTGTGGTGATAACATCGAAAGTTTCACTAGCTTTCAACCTCCTTTGGATAGGACCATAG CTTCTGGTAGTGGAAATATGAAAGCATCCAACCACAATCTCCTTCCAG TTAAAAGGGGAAGTTCTAGTGATCCTCATCCAGGAAGGTGTGGTCGAACCGATGGGAGGAAATGGCGATGTGCAAAAGATGCAGTTACCGGCAAAAAGTATTGCGAGAAGCATAAGAATGTAGGACGTCCAAGAAAGACTGCAGGAACTAGCTCCGTATTAACGACGCCCGTTGTAATCAATAGCTTCGAACAACCACAAGGAGTCCTTCACAAAGAAGCTGCTTCTTGA